The DNA sequence GAATTGCTCTTTCTGTCTCCAGGTAATGCTTTCCGGTAATAAATCTTCAAATGCTTTTCTCAAAACCCATTTCTCTATTTTTGGTTCGTGAGCAGTGACCATTTTATCTTTAGGATTCATTCGCATCGCAACATCCATAAACTCTTTATCTAAAAACGGAACGCGTCCTTCAATTCCCCAACTCATCAATGCTTTATTAGCTCTCAAACAATCGTACAAATGAAGTTTGCTTAATTTTCGAACGTTCTCTTCATGGAATTCTCTGGCATTTGGCGCTTTGTGGAAATACAAATAACCTCCAAATATTTCATCACTTCCTTCGCCCGAAAGAACCATTTTAATTCCCATTGATTTAATGACTCTTGCCAGTAAATACATTGGCGTGGAAGCACGAATCGTGGTGACATCATAAGTTTCCAAATGATAAATCACGTCGCGAACAGCATCTAAACCTTCCTGAATAGTGAAATGAACTTCGTGGTGAATGGAACCGATATGTTCGGCTGCTTTTTGGGCCGCAATTAAATCCGGACTTCCTTCTAAACCAACGGCAAAACTGTGTAACCTTGGATACCAAGCTTCCTGTGTATCGCCACTTTCAATTCTGTTTCTCGCATATTTTGCCGTAACTGCAGAAATTATAGAAGAATCCAAACCGCCTGAAAGTAAAACTCCATAAGGAACATCGCTCATCAATTGACGGTGAACGGCATCTTCCAAAGCTTTCCTAAGTTCTGCAATATCTGTCGGGTTGTCTTTTACATTATCGTAATCTTCCCAATCTCTTTGATACCATTGCTGTAATTCGTAACCATCTAAACTATATAGAAAATGTCCCGGCAAAAATGTTTCAATGCTTTTGCAAACCCCTTCTAGAGCTTTCAATTCAGAAGCTACATAATAACTTCCGTTTTTATCCCAACCTTGATACAACGGACAAATTCCCATATGGTCTCTTGCCACCAAATAAATATCATTTTCGATATCATAAATAGCAAAGGCGAAAATTCCGTTCAATTTATCTACAAAAGTTTTTCCATATTTTTGAAACAAAGGAATAATGACTTCACAATCGGATTCGGTTTGAAAATCATAATCAGGAAATTCCAGTCTTAATTCTCTATGGTTATAAATCTCGCCATTAACGGCTAAAACTATTTTTTTATCTTTTGAAAATAAAGGTTGTTTCCCAGAAGTTGGATCTACAATCGCCAAACGTTCATGAGAAAAAATTACTTTTTCATTTTGAAAAATACCGCTCCAATCCGGACCACGGTGACGGATTTTTTTTGACATTTCTAATATTTGAGGTCTTAAGATCTCGGTTTTTTGTTTGGCGTCAAACAGACATACAATTCCACACATGATTCTTATATTTATTCGTTTTGTAACTTTTAATTAAAATTCTACCACAAACATATTATAAATGTTTACAAATCGAAACAATAAATTTGAATATCAGTAATATTTACTAATATTAATTTTTAAATAGGAAAAATTTAAGTTAAATCTCAATTTTTAAGTTTTTATATGAATTATTTTTATTTCTTGAATAAATTATTTTTATCTTACTGTTAAAATAATTACATTTACAATTAATATAAATACATATATATGATGAAAAATTTACACATTAAAAATGTCTTACCTTGCAAATTACAGCTAATTTTGTATCTTTTTGCGATACATCTTATTTTTGCGCAATCCATTCCATCAAACACTAGACTCACTCAAATTAATACACTGAGAGGTAGTGCTTTAAATTTAGTTGAAAGTACAGACACTCATACTTATCATATCGGCACTGTTGGTGCTGAAATTGGATTTGATTCGTTCAATAATCCGAGTGTAGGAAAAGACGATCTTTATGTTTTAAAATCAAATACCTCAGATGGCACCAATGTGTGGATGAAAACCTTCAATGCGGGATCTAAAGGAGTTATTTCCCCTAAAAAAGTTTACGTTGACAGTAACAATAGTGTTTTTATTTTTGCGCAATTTAGTGGTAGTATTAAAGTCGCTGGAAAAACTATAGTTTCTAACGGTACAGATGACACTTTTCTAATCAAATTAGATCAGAATGGAAATGCATTGTGGATCAATCTATTTAATAACACAGATCGATCTTTCATTTATAATATTAAGTTTGCCAATGACTCTACGGATCTATATATGATTTATAGCCAAAATCATTTGGTTAGAATGAGTTCAACAGGATACATCATATTTAATAATTCCTATTCTCCTGGTACTGACCTAAGGGGAATTGCATTGAAAAATAACAATATCTACATAGCGGGGCTCTCTGTAAATAGCTCAGAAGTTTTTGGTACTGAAACTATTATTGGGCGACAAGGTTTTATTATCAAAGGAGATAAAAACGCAAATTTCAACGCATCAATGCAGACTACCGGCGGCGCCATTGCTGGTGCTGATATTAGTGATATTGCCTTCGATAGTGGTGGTAATTTACTGTTGACTGGTTATAATAGTAGTTCTATTGGATTAACTACAGAAAGTGGTTACTGGACATATACTTTTAATCCAAACTCTAATTTTGAAAATAATCGATTGTACCAATATACTGCAAAGATCGATTCAAATCTCGCATCTGTATCATTCTTTCGTACTTCTACTCCAATCAGTACAGATGCAATTTATGGCATACAATCAAGAAGTTTTTCAGCAAAACTTATTCCCTATGGAACTTCTGGAAGTTTTCGAAATATTATTTCTCTTGGATTTTTTGATGGCAGAAATAACATTACCAATTTCACATTGTCAAACGGTGTAAATATTACTGTAGCAAATGCTGGAGCGGGAAAATATCAATTCTTAGGATCTTATGATAATAGCGGAGTCTTTGATAATGGAGTTCAGAAGCAATTAGGTGGAGTGGACTCTCCGATATTAGCTGCATCTGGAAATGCTTATATAGAAACTACCAGGGGTAATAGACTTTTTACTACCAAAGCTTATCTAATTCCTAGCAATAATATAGCTTGGACTAAACAGAAAACAAGTTCAATTGGAGGAAGTTTGTCTAGTCAATTTTCTCAACATTTGAATTCATCGAAAAATGAAATGTTTTTTAGCGCAATTGTTGAGGGTAAAGCAAATTTTTTTGGTAAAGATGTTAATAACTTCACCGGCATAAAATCAAGATATGTTACTAGACTTGGTTCAGATCTACTGCCAAAATGGTTTGCCAGATTCCATGTTGATTCGGGACAATCAGAACTAAATATTTCGAAAGACTTTGCTTGTGTGGATAAAGACGATAATTTTGTTTTTCTCGCAAATACTTCTGGTTTAACTTCAACTTTCATTGATGCTGCAGGGAATTTTATTGATTTTCAACAACCGGCAGATAATAGTTCGAAAGCAATAATTAAATTAGATAAAAATGGAATTCTAGTTTGGAGTAAACAATTAACCTCTTCTTTCGCTGCAACAGTTTATGCTGCTGTTACAACTGATTCAAAAGGCGATGTATACATTATGGGAACCACTACTGCTAATTTAAAAATTGATGGAAATATTATTACCACCTCCGGTTCTAATAATATTTTTTTAATTAAAATTTCAAAAACAGGAAATGTTTTATACAGTAAATCCTATCAAAACATCAGTGCATACACATTTCTTCCCACTTTTGACGCTCAAGACAATCTCTATATTTTTACTGAACCCTATGGTAATGGTAATAATTATGTTTTTGATGGTATTACAGTTACAACAAATGCATATCAATTAGATCACATTATGTTGAAATTTGATAGTAGTGGAAATGTAATTTGGGGCAAAAACTTTTATGGAAATGCAACGAGAGAAAGTTATTCATGGCCAAATGAT is a window from the Kaistella flava (ex Peng et al. 2021) genome containing:
- the asnB gene encoding asparagine synthase B, translating into MCGIVCLFDAKQKTEILRPQILEMSKKIRHRGPDWSGIFQNEKVIFSHERLAIVDPTSGKQPLFSKDKKIVLAVNGEIYNHRELRLEFPDYDFQTESDCEVIIPLFQKYGKTFVDKLNGIFAFAIYDIENDIYLVARDHMGICPLYQGWDKNGSYYVASELKALEGVCKSIETFLPGHFLYSLDGYELQQWYQRDWEDYDNVKDNPTDIAELRKALEDAVHRQLMSDVPYGVLLSGGLDSSIISAVTAKYARNRIESGDTQEAWYPRLHSFAVGLEGSPDLIAAQKAAEHIGSIHHEVHFTIQEGLDAVRDVIYHLETYDVTTIRASTPMYLLARVIKSMGIKMVLSGEGSDEIFGGYLYFHKAPNAREFHEENVRKLSKLHLYDCLRANKALMSWGIEGRVPFLDKEFMDVAMRMNPKDKMVTAHEPKIEKWVLRKAFEDLLPESITWRQKEQFSDGVGYSWIDSLKEVAENEVTDEMMINSKFRFPLNTPQNKEEYRYRTIFEEHFPSETAAATVPSVPSVACSTPIALEWDEAFKNANDPSGRAVLSVHEDSY
- a CDS encoding T9SS type A sorting domain-containing protein; its protein translation is MMKNLHIKNVLPCKLQLILYLFAIHLIFAQSIPSNTRLTQINTLRGSALNLVESTDTHTYHIGTVGAEIGFDSFNNPSVGKDDLYVLKSNTSDGTNVWMKTFNAGSKGVISPKKVYVDSNNSVFIFAQFSGSIKVAGKTIVSNGTDDTFLIKLDQNGNALWINLFNNTDRSFIYNIKFANDSTDLYMIYSQNHLVRMSSTGYIIFNNSYSPGTDLRGIALKNNNIYIAGLSVNSSEVFGTETIIGRQGFIIKGDKNANFNASMQTTGGAIAGADISDIAFDSGGNLLLTGYNSSSIGLTTESGYWTYTFNPNSNFENNRLYQYTAKIDSNLASVSFFRTSTPISTDAIYGIQSRSFSAKLIPYGTSGSFRNIISLGFFDGRNNITNFTLSNGVNITVANAGAGKYQFLGSYDNSGVFDNGVQKQLGGVDSPILAASGNAYIETTRGNRLFTTKAYLIPSNNIAWTKQKTSSIGGSLSSQFSQHLNSSKNEMFFSAIVEGKANFFGKDVNNFTGIKSRYVTRLGSDLLPKWFARFHVDSGQSELNISKDFACVDKDDNFVFLANTSGLTSTFIDAAGNFIDFQQPADNSSKAIIKLDKNGILVWSKQLTSSFAATVYAAVTTDSKGDVYIMGTTTANLKIDGNIITTSGSNNIFLIKISKTGNVLYSKSYQNISAYTFLPTFDAQDNLYIFTEPYGNGNNYVFDGITVTTNAYQLDHIMLKFDSSGNVIWGKNFYGNATRESYSWPNDVVFDGVDFLLSGSYYTDQNDDFVGLDLANIPRVYPTLTYIPFFAKITTSGNVLWQKPVHSNFVSQGNYSNFDVDENKNMYIYTYAKDKISFNGLEYSFDENNGNKILMKIDTSGNLKYFKRADINFASGSLIDVIGEDKINVSGFTSSYNFLNYPINNKYASNLYVATFGNLDSYYLTPTKDYLQLNNIVMENNPDNANTFSFDLINNVDWNAISDQSWLNLSFLSLTDKNNFKNTISGNGDAKIIMSASTNNTGVNRSATVLVSGTGVDSKSIIVTQSFILATGETKTFLTTLYPNPTSDVLNIETKQDISKIEIYDLSGRLLKTSGRKDKQISVSNLNKGMYLIKLHTESGVINSKFIKN